From a single Strix uralensis isolate ZFMK-TIS-50842 chromosome 27, bStrUra1, whole genome shotgun sequence genomic region:
- the FGF22 gene encoding LOW QUALITY PROTEIN: fibroblast growth factor 22 (The sequence of the model RefSeq protein was modified relative to this genomic sequence to represent the inferred CDS: deleted 1 base in 1 codon; substituted 1 base at 1 genomic stop codon) encodes MRRGGPAALAACLAGALAVLAGPGPGPGPGPGAGGAAWGGRRPPRSYGHLEGDVRWRRLFSATRFFLLIDGGGGVEGTRWRERPGSIVEIRSVRVGVVAIRAVHTGFYLAMNKRGRLYGSVGRTLPPGGTGPGSEAQGRAGTGGPKPAGTGALERAPGFPHPDPLPSGRLHPQSPSALWGPGGSRGQRXAPAERGHPSAPSLSCQKEFSPNCKFTERIEENGYNTYASLRWRHRGRPMFLSLNSKGRPQRGGKTRRQHLSTHFLPMLVS; translated from the exons atgAGGCGcgggggccccgccgccctcgCCGCCTGCCTCGCCGGGGCGCTCGCCGTGCtggcggggccgggaccgggaccggggccagggccgggggcgggcggtgCTGCCTGGGGCGGCCGGCGGCCCCCCCGCAGCTACGGCCACCTAGAAGGCGACGTGCGCTGGCGGCGGCTCTTCTCCGCcacccgcttcttcctcctcatcgacggcggcggcggcgtggaGGGGACGCGCTGGAGGGAGCGGCCGGGCA GCATCGTCGAGATCCGGTCGGTGCGTGTCGGCGTCGTGGCCATCCGGGCGGTGCACACCGGCTTCTACCTGGCCATGAACAAGCGGGGGAGGCTCTACGGGTCGGTAGGTCGGACACTGCCT CCGGGAGGGACTGGACCGGGGTCAGAGGCGCAGGGCAGAGCTGGAACGGGGGGTCCCAAACCCGCTGGGACTGGTGCCCTGGAGCGGGCTCCTGGCTTCCCACACCCTGACCCGCTCCCCAGCGGGCGACTGCACCCACAGAGCCCCTCTGCCCTCTGGGGacccggggggagccggg GGCAACGATAGGCCCCGGCCGAGCGCGGCCACCCCTcagccccttccctctcctgccagaAGGAGTTCAGCCCCAACTGCAAGTTCACGGAGCGCATCGAGGAGAACGGCTACAACACCTACGCGTCGCTGCGCTGGCGGCACCGGGGCCGCCCCATGTTCCTCTCGCTCAATAGCAAGGGCAGGCCGCAGCGTGGGGGCAAGACACGCCGGCAGCACCTCTCCACCCACTTTCTCCCCATGCTCGTCAGCTGA